Sequence from the Flavobacterium lindanitolerans genome:
GAAGGTTTCGCATTGCCTCCAATTGCTGCTTTTGAAAAGCTAATCACACCAAAGACAAAAGCAATCCTTATTTGCAACCCTGGAAACCCAACCGGATATTTATATTCAAAAGAAGAAATACTACAGCTTGCCGAAATTGTAAAAAAACACGACCTGTTCCTGATTGCTGACGAAGTATACAGAGAATTCATTTATGATGGCGAAGAACACTTTTCTATCATGAATGTTCCTGGCTTAGAAGAAAATGCTATCATGATTGATTCTGTTTCCAAAAGATATAGCATGTGCGGAGCACGTATTGGATGTATCGTTTCTAAAAACAAAGAAGTAATGGCTACTGCTATGAAATTTGCACAGGCACGTTTAAGCCCACCTACTTTAGCGCAAATTGCCAGCGAAGCTGCTTTGGATACTCCTCAAAGTTATTTTGATGATGTTATCACAGAATACAAAGACAGACGTGATACTCTTATTGCAGGATTACAAAAAATAGAAGGTGTTAAAGTTGCTACTCCTAAAGGAGCTTTTTATTGCATTGCTAAACTTCCTGTAAAAAATGCAGACGATTTCGCACAATGGTTATTGGAGTCCTACGATTTAAATGGTGAAACTATTATGGTTGCTCCAGCTGCAGGATTCTATTCTACACCTAATGTGGGATTAGATGAAGTGCGAATTGCCTATGTACTTAAAAAAGAAGATCTGATTCGATCAGTAGAAATTCTTGAAGACGCATTAAAGAAATACAATAATAAATAAGAATAAAATAATAAAAGAAAGCTCCTGAAACGGGAGCTTTTTTTGTACCTACTA
This genomic interval carries:
- a CDS encoding pyridoxal phosphate-dependent aminotransferase, translating into MPKISTKGQHMPESPIRKLVPYSEIAKKKGHKVYHLNIGQPDIKTPEVALNAVKNNDITVLEYSHSAGFESYRNKLSQYYQTHGLPINTADIIITTGGSEALLFAMGSTMDQGDEIIIPEPFYANYNGFSTASGVTVVPVISTIDEGFALPPIAAFEKLITPKTKAILICNPGNPTGYLYSKEEILQLAEIVKKHDLFLIADEVYREFIYDGEEHFSIMNVPGLEENAIMIDSVSKRYSMCGARIGCIVSKNKEVMATAMKFAQARLSPPTLAQIASEAALDTPQSYFDDVITEYKDRRDTLIAGLQKIEGVKVATPKGAFYCIAKLPVKNADDFAQWLLESYDLNGETIMVAPAAGFYSTPNVGLDEVRIAYVLKKEDLIRSVEILEDALKKYNNK